From one Actinomycetota bacterium genomic stretch:
- a CDS encoding VOC family protein — MDQTVSFLTVATDDLNAAWTFYVEGLGWEPAMNVPGEVIFFQVAPGVMLSFFDAAMFVEDMNAPKGSTAVPAGFTLAHNVQSEAEVVAILESAAAAGAVILKPAQHAGFGGYHGHFQDPNGVVWEIAHNPSWRVDESGRVHMS, encoded by the coding sequence ATGGATCAGACGGTGTCGTTCCTCACTGTCGCAACCGACGACCTGAACGCTGCCTGGACCTTCTACGTCGAGGGCCTCGGCTGGGAGCCGGCAATGAACGTCCCCGGCGAGGTGATCTTCTTCCAGGTGGCCCCCGGCGTGATGCTCAGCTTCTTCGACGCTGCGATGTTCGTGGAGGACATGAACGCCCCGAAGGGCTCGACCGCCGTGCCGGCCGGCTTCACTCTCGCCCACAACGTGCAGTCCGAGGCCGAGGTCGTCGCGATCCTGGAATCGGCAGCCGCCGCCGGAGCGGTGATCCTAAAGCCGGCTCAACACGCTGGATTCGGCGGCTATCACGGCCACTTCCAGGACCCCAACGGGGTCGTGTGGGAGATCGCCCACAACCCGAGCTGGCGGGTGGACGAGTCGGGCAGAGTCCACATGAGCTGA
- a CDS encoding S-methyl-5'-thioadenosine phosphorylase, with product MPSAEIGVFGGSGFYSLLPGFQDVQVDTPYGPPSDSLAIGEIDGRSVAFMARHNSAHTIPPHKINYRANLWAFKSLGITRVLAPCAAGSLKPYIHPGNFVVCDQFIDRTRKREDTFFDGPQVTHVSTAEPYCPELRKLAVATGAAAGLTMHPDGTMVVIEGPRFSTRAESEFHSSQGWDAVSMTQYPEVALARELEMCFCGIALITDYDSGIEDVAEPVSAAEVVRVFGESNDKLRRLLVSLVARIPAERGCSCGSALTGASLSGESSEE from the coding sequence ATGCCCAGCGCAGAGATAGGCGTCTTCGGAGGGTCTGGTTTCTACTCTTTGCTGCCCGGCTTCCAGGACGTCCAGGTCGACACCCCCTACGGCCCGCCGTCCGACTCCCTGGCGATCGGTGAGATAGACGGCCGCTCGGTTGCCTTCATGGCCCGCCACAACTCGGCCCACACCATCCCGCCCCACAAGATCAACTACCGGGCCAACCTGTGGGCGTTCAAGTCGCTCGGGATAACCAGGGTGCTGGCGCCCTGCGCCGCCGGGTCGCTCAAGCCCTACATCCACCCCGGCAACTTTGTGGTGTGCGACCAGTTCATAGACCGTACCCGCAAGCGGGAGGACACCTTCTTCGACGGCCCCCAGGTCACCCACGTGAGCACCGCCGAGCCCTACTGCCCGGAGCTCCGTAAGCTGGCCGTCGCCACCGGGGCGGCGGCCGGGCTCACCATGCACCCGGACGGGACGATGGTCGTCATCGAGGGTCCACGTTTCTCCACCCGGGCGGAGAGCGAGTTCCACTCGTCCCAGGGGTGGGATGCGGTCAGCATGACGCAGTACCCGGAGGTCGCCCTGGCCCGGGAGCTGGAGATGTGTTTTTGCGGGATCGCCCTGATCACCGACTACGACTCCGGAATCGAGGACGTCGCGGAACCGGTTTCGGCTGCCGAGGTCGTCCGGGTCTTCGGCGAGAGCAACGACAAGCTGCGCCGTCTGCTGGTGAGCCTGGTCGCCAGGATCCCCGCCGAGCGTGGCTGCTCTTGCGGCAGCGCCCTGACCGGCGCTAGCCTGTCCGGCGAGTCCTCCGAGGAGTAG
- a CDS encoding STAS domain-containing protein encodes MILQIFHAPGPGIYRLVGELDYASQRDMKSFFADAAGSGEDLVLDVSGLRFVDAFGLRCLVELAESLTDPSRLILQSPTAEVRRLIDAASMDRLAALEIRDSD; translated from the coding sequence ATGATTCTCCAGATTTTCCACGCCCCCGGCCCCGGGATCTACCGTCTGGTCGGCGAGCTTGATTACGCTTCCCAGCGGGACATGAAATCGTTCTTCGCCGATGCCGCCGGCAGTGGCGAAGACCTGGTCCTGGATGTGTCGGGCCTCAGATTTGTCGATGCATTCGGACTTCGTTGCCTGGTAGAGCTGGCTGAATCCTTGACCGATCCATCCAGGCTGATTCTGCAGTCGCCCACTGCAGAGGTGCGAAGGTTGATCGATGCGGCATCGATGGACCGCTTGGCAGCATTGGAGATCCGGGACTCTGATTGA
- a CDS encoding TetR family transcriptional regulator C-terminal domain-containing protein yields the protein MHDICADTGLEPSIVQALMPDRDALLFGLLEDDQAQLEGVLYRLEATSLDEMERLTRFVQGALQIAGTAERAKVLTELWATVLSRPDLSDWAAERIRGRRTILRNWIDRAGGDPFSPVPSNALASAVLALLDGLILHAGLDPRAFKWENVSGAIDSMLGNLSSGRAPS from the coding sequence ATGCACGATATCTGCGCCGACACGGGACTTGAGCCCTCAATCGTGCAGGCGTTGATGCCGGATAGAGATGCCCTTTTGTTCGGCCTTCTTGAGGATGACCAGGCTCAATTGGAGGGGGTCCTCTACCGCCTGGAAGCGACGTCGTTGGACGAGATGGAACGGCTCACCCGATTCGTTCAGGGCGCACTTCAAATCGCCGGCACCGCAGAAAGAGCCAAGGTTCTCACCGAACTTTGGGCCACGGTGCTCAGCCGCCCCGACTTGAGCGACTGGGCCGCAGAGCGGATTCGCGGACGGCGTACGATTCTTCGCAACTGGATCGACCGTGCGGGGGGCGATCCGTTCTCGCCGGTTCCTTCCAATGCCCTGGCCTCGGCCGTGCTGGCCCTACTGGACGGTTTAATCCTTCATGCGGGACTGGATCCGCGGGCGTTCAAGTGGGAGAACGTAAGTGGGGCGATAGATTCAATGCTCGGCAACCTGTCTTCGGGTCGAGCCCCTAGCTGA
- a CDS encoding STAS domain-containing protein, which yields MSQLQGRQKLDPEPEPATGQTLTFQKHSTGKSVYLKLNGELDAHSSDLLRRTMRAEEHDGCHEVVLDLEDLEFIDSTGLSTLIAAASRAQAGGWTISVINARGKVRRVFDLTDMDSMLAYCQKTALQTEY from the coding sequence ATGAGCCAGCTGCAGGGACGGCAGAAGCTCGACCCTGAACCAGAGCCTGCGACGGGCCAGACCCTCACGTTCCAAAAGCACAGCACCGGCAAGTCGGTGTATCTCAAGCTCAACGGCGAGTTGGACGCGCATTCTTCAGATCTACTGCGGCGGACGATGCGCGCCGAGGAGCACGACGGATGCCATGAGGTCGTCCTGGACCTCGAGGATCTCGAATTCATTGACTCGACCGGGCTGAGTACGTTGATTGCAGCCGCTTCGCGTGCGCAAGCCGGAGGCTGGACCATCTCTGTGATCAACGCCAGGGGCAAGGTACGCCGCGTCTTCGACCTGACCGATATGGATTCAATGCTCGCGTACTGCCAGAAAACCGCACTGCAAACCGAGTACTGA
- a CDS encoding STAS domain-containing protein, whose protein sequence is MNIRRIANRAVASTTGGRASLRQRIVGVARRRSPGAADDFCTTITRLQQRSLVAVHGVVDAGTSAEFREAITDSLNFSSLPVTIDLTDAEFVDAGAVRFLADEWHRAAIRGINVEMMLNVTLDRPLGQR, encoded by the coding sequence ATGAACATTCGCAGAATCGCCAACAGGGCCGTGGCTTCGACCACCGGTGGGCGCGCCTCTCTGCGGCAACGCATCGTCGGTGTGGCGCGGCGTAGGAGCCCAGGCGCGGCGGATGACTTTTGCACCACGATCACCCGTCTTCAGCAGAGGTCGTTGGTAGCGGTACACGGGGTGGTGGACGCAGGTACGTCCGCCGAGTTTCGGGAAGCAATTACCGACTCGCTGAACTTTTCGTCCCTCCCGGTCACCATCGATTTGACGGACGCCGAGTTTGTCGACGCCGGCGCCGTGCGCTTCCTCGCCGACGAATGGCATCGAGCGGCGATTCGGGGGATCAACGTGGAAATGATGTTGAACGTCACGCTGGACCGCCCGCTCGGGCAGCGCTGA
- a CDS encoding Crp/Fnr family transcriptional regulator, with the protein MAANFAEAEAAPFSSEDLAELSHYLTPRDIAWGEVLFHEGEFPSGVWILRTGSIELIYGTGEHRALIRMINPGEAVGDIQIVRGVSSPFKARAAEPTSCLFIARCDFDALLVRSPSVGRRWMAKLALQVSKNHNRIIALLTTALRDRVAQFLLHEGVDGVFRHSQGTIAAMLGVHRSSVNQILGEFEALGLISVAYRCIEIIDREGLVDVAEGRNVPAEPIQ; encoded by the coding sequence GTGGCGGCCAACTTCGCAGAAGCTGAAGCCGCACCTTTCTCGAGCGAGGACCTCGCCGAGCTGTCCCATTACCTGACCCCCAGAGACATTGCGTGGGGCGAGGTTCTCTTTCACGAAGGCGAGTTCCCCAGCGGCGTTTGGATTCTTAGAACCGGGTCTATCGAACTGATCTACGGCACCGGGGAACATCGGGCGCTGATCCGAATGATCAATCCCGGCGAGGCGGTCGGAGACATCCAGATCGTCAGGGGCGTGTCCTCGCCCTTCAAGGCCAGGGCGGCAGAGCCCACCAGTTGTCTCTTCATCGCCCGGTGCGATTTTGACGCGCTTCTCGTGCGGAGTCCGTCGGTCGGGCGCCGTTGGATGGCCAAACTGGCCCTCCAGGTAAGCAAAAACCACAACCGGATCATTGCGCTGCTAACCACCGCGCTGCGGGACAGGGTTGCCCAGTTCCTGCTCCATGAGGGGGTGGATGGCGTCTTCCGTCACTCGCAGGGAACGATTGCCGCGATGCTCGGGGTGCATCGCTCATCGGTGAATCAGATCCTGGGGGAGTTCGAAGCCCTCGGCCTGATATCGGTCGCCTATCGCTGCATCGAGATCATTGACCGAGAAGGCCTGGTCGATGTTGCGGAGGGTCGTAATGTGCCGGCCGAACCGATCCAATAG